Genomic DNA from Paenibacillus sp. MBLB1832:
AGCGGTTTTATAAGTAACATTGATAATTTTTGAGAGTTCAACTGCAGTAGTACCTAAACTAGTACGTGAAATTAGATAAACAGCAATCATCCATTTATGAAGAAAAGTGCGCGATCCTTCCATAATCGTCCCTGAGAGTAATGAAACTTGAAAACGACAGTGGCTGCATTCATATAAAGGCAAACGACGAGTTGTTGTTACATACGCATGACGATGCTCACAGCGTGGGCAGCAAAAACCATTAGGCCATTTAATTTGAAATACATAGTCGATACAGGCATCCTCTGAAGAGAAATGCTCTTGAAATTGCTCGAAGGATAAGGATGAAACATCCATGGCGCATCTCCCAACTTTCAATAAATAAAAACACTTGTTCTCATAACTCATTGTACCAAACATATGATCCTATTGCAAGAAAATGTAAAATAATGTGTAGTAATTTTTAAAACGGAAATCTGAGCTTACGGGATAATGGAGATAGATTCATTGGGAAGGTAATGCCACTCGATGTACTGGGGGGAAGGCGAAACTGAGCTTATGGGATAATGGTTATAGATTCATTTGGGGTATTGTGAGCGGCGAGACTGTGACGAGATGGAAGTGAGGTTGAAGATTTTGTATCGTCTTTTTCATATCATGTCCGCATAAGGTAGTACTAATGATTTGGAGGCTCGACCATGAGCGGGCAATGATAAGGGGGAGACTACATGCTGCAGAGGCGACGATGGCGAAGCAGACCAACTGTGAAAAAAAGCCGTAAAAAAGCCATTTGGGTCGGTTTACTCATCTTTGTCCTGTTTTGTATACAGTTTTTTATTTATTTTGAACGTAATTTAAGGCTTCCCTTAATGAATTTGGCTAAAGTTCGGATTAAACAGATTGCAACGCAAGCGATTAATAGTGCTATTGCGGATCATGTCGCGAAGGGAACGAATGCCGCGCAATTAATGGATTGGAAAATGGATAACAACAATAAGATTACGGGGTTTGTAATCAATTACAATGAACATATGCGAATTACATCAGAAGCGATTAATACGGTCCAAGGTGAGCTGAATAATTTGGAAAGTATATCGGAGCATATTCCTGTGGGGCAGGCGTTAAATAGTGCTATTTTGGCATCGTTTGGACCAGATATTCCCATTAAATTGCTGCCAGTCGGCAGTGTGAAGGTTGATTTGAATACACGTTCCCAAAATGTGGGGATCAATATGGTGATGTTCGAAGTGTATGTACATATTATCGCGGAGGTCTCCGTTATTATTCCTTTTGACTCGGAGACAGAAATTGTTGAAACGGAGATTCCCATTTCTTACTCGCTTGTGGTAGGAGATGTCCCAACATATTATTATGATAATAAGGGGAATCCAGTGGGAAGTACGAACGGATCAACGCCGCCAACGATTACGTTGCCTACGACTCCGAGTTCTGGGGCCACGCATACCACTCCAAAAAAATAAACCTGCCCGTTGGGCTAGGTTTATTTTTTCTTGTTACGATCTTCACGCTCCCACTTCCGTAAGGACGGATAGGGATCGTAGCTCCACTCGTTTTTTCCATTATCACGATAGAGGCCAAAGTGCAGATGAGGGGGGAATTTACCTGATGTACCTGGCTTCCCATAGCCAGAGCTGCCAACCCAACCTAGGGTTTGACCAGGTTTAACGATGTCATTGATTTTGATGCTTTTTTGGAAGCCTGACAAGTGTGCGTAATAATGATAAATATTGTTTAAATCTCGAATGCCGATTCGCCAGCCTCCATAGGGGTTCCATCCTTTTATTTCGACGATCCCATAGCATGTGCTCCTGACGGGTACACCATAATTAGCAAATAGATCTGTTCCCTCATGAGTGCGATGCCCTCCCCAGCCGCGGCTGTCACCCCACGTACTGCGATAAGAGTAATCGGCTGAAATGGGCAGTGGAAAGGCATGATCATTTGCTTCAAGTGTGCCTAATGACTCATAGATAGCTGCAAATTGACGGATGCGTTCAACGCTGCGTGGATTTTGATAATAATTCCAGAGATTAATTTGAAGATTATCTACTTTTGTTCCGTTCTTGGAAAGAATGGCAGCCATCGCGGCAAGGACGTCCAAGTCATTGGTAGGATCAGCAATCGCATCTCCCGATCCATCCCGGCCTAATCCATGAAAGAAGGAGATACTTGTTGGATTCGTATCCTGTTGACTTGGGTTCAATAATCCAGTCCAAATTGACTCTGTAAAGTAGATATTCGTCATTTCAGTAAGAGCTTTTCTTTTTTTAACGATGTTCATTGTTTTTTCATATTGATCTACGGCGGCTAAATAGGACCAAGGGATGCCAGATAACAGGCTTATTTTTTCAAAAAGCTCCTTCCGCTCCGCTTGCGTGTGTTTTCTCTCGGGAGATTTTGAAGGAGCCAGTTGGTCAGGAACAATGGTTTGAGAATCAGCAAGTTGTGAGAACGAGGTACTCGATATCGTTGATAGGAGAAGGCTAAGGAGTAGAACTTTTGACCACAATGCTTTGTGTTGCATCTCTATCATCCTTCCTGAAATGTTAGTTCTTAGGATGTACGGAACGTTGCCTGTTTATCCTTCGATCTTTCGTTGTTAGGTGATTTTTGCTATGATGCCAATAAGAGGTGGGAAGAGTGGCATTTAATCACAGAGATGAGCATGTGGATGATCATATGTTAATAGTTCAAGCGAATTTGGATGATATGAATCCAGAATGGATGTCCTATCTGATGGATCAGCTGTTTGACGTTGGTGCAAATGATGTTTATGTTGTACCGATTATTATGAAGCGCGGACGACCTGGACTCATGCTGAATGTTCTAATCGATGAGGAACTTATAGCTCAAGTGGAAGAGATTATTTTTAGAGAATCCACAACGTTAGGTATCCGGTATTTACATGCTTCGTGTCATCGATTAGCGCGAGAGTTTGAGCGTGTGGATACACCTTGGGGACTTCTAACTGTTAAAGTCGGTTATCACAATGGAAAATTAGTTCAGTTTGCTCCGGAATTTAAAGAATGTGAACAAGTGGCTAAATCACATCACATTCCTTTGAAAATGGTGTATGAAGAAGTTAGAATGAGGTTTAATCAGCAGATGCAAAAAAACGCTCAACCCGAGTAGGGAAGAGCGTTTTTTAATTGTTTTATTGGGGAGCAGCAGGAGCGGAAACATGATGATGGGGGTGACTATGCGGGTGATGATGCTCATGCTCATGGCTATGGTGATGATCTTCGTGAGAATGGTGATGGTGGTGGTGGTCATCATGGGAATGGGTATGTTCATGCGTATGCTCGTGAGCCAGATGCTCATGACTGATTTGCCATTTGCCGATAAAAGGATCGATTTTGCCAATCACGACACGAAGCACGTTAGGTTGCTTAGGGAGATCTCTCGTTCCTGCTCCATATCCAATACTGTCGACGACCATAGGCGGGAAGCTTTTGGAGAACTCATCTACAACACCAGAGATAATACCAGCGCCTGTCGGCGTAGTCATCTCCAAACTGTAATGCGTTGACGCGATTGGGACGCCTCGCATCATCTCGAGTGTAGCAGGAGCTGGAACTGGATAAATTCCGTGATCGATATGAATCGTTCCTGAGCCTAACGGTACTGGTGATGCAAAAATTCGCTCAATTTGTAAGGAGTCGATGGCTAATGCAACACCGACGATATCGACGATGGAGTCGATGGCACCGACTTCATGAAAGTGTACCTTTTCAATAGAAGTACCATGAATTTTAGCTTCTGCAAGGGCGATTTTTTCGAAAATAGCGAGACTAAGTGAGGTAACTCGCTCGTTAAATCCAGCTTTTTGTATCACTTGTACGATTTCGGAGTAATGCCTGTGGTTCTTAGGCGGATGCTTGGGATCCAGTACAACATCTAAT
This window encodes:
- the larC gene encoding nickel pincer cofactor biosynthesis protein LarC, with protein sequence MNTIMRILYLDCFSGISGDMTLGALVDAGADRDYIEDELSKIQLEPYTLEWKRVIKRGISALKLDVVLDPKHPPKNHRHYSEIVQVIQKAGFNERVTSLSLAIFEKIALAEAKIHGTSIEKVHFHEVGAIDSIVDIVGVALAIDSLQIERIFASPVPLGSGTIHIDHGIYPVPAPATLEMMRGVPIASTHYSLEMTTPTGAGIISGVVDEFSKSFPPMVVDSIGYGAGTRDLPKQPNVLRVVIGKIDPFIGKWQISHEHLAHEHTHEHTHSHDDHHHHHHSHEDHHHSHEHEHHHPHSHPHHHVSAPAAPQ
- the yunB gene encoding sporulation protein YunB, whose protein sequence is MLQRRRWRSRPTVKKSRKKAIWVGLLIFVLFCIQFFIYFERNLRLPLMNLAKVRIKQIATQAINSAIADHVAKGTNAAQLMDWKMDNNNKITGFVINYNEHMRITSEAINTVQGELNNLESISEHIPVGQALNSAILASFGPDIPIKLLPVGSVKVDLNTRSQNVGINMVMFEVYVHIIAEVSVIIPFDSETEIVETEIPISYSLVVGDVPTYYYDNKGNPVGSTNGSTPPTITLPTTPSSGATHTTPKK
- a CDS encoding M23 family metallopeptidase; protein product: MQHKALWSKVLLLSLLLSTISSTSFSQLADSQTIVPDQLAPSKSPERKHTQAERKELFEKISLLSGIPWSYLAAVDQYEKTMNIVKKRKALTEMTNIYFTESIWTGLLNPSQQDTNPTSISFFHGLGRDGSGDAIADPTNDLDVLAAMAAILSKNGTKVDNLQINLWNYYQNPRSVERIRQFAAIYESLGTLEANDHAFPLPISADYSYRSTWGDSRGWGGHRTHEGTDLFANYGVPVRSTCYGIVEIKGWNPYGGWRIGIRDLNNIYHYYAHLSGFQKSIKINDIVKPGQTLGWVGSSGYGKPGTSGKFPPHLHFGLYRDNGKNEWSYDPYPSLRKWEREDRNKKK
- the larC gene encoding nickel pincer cofactor biosynthesis protein LarC2, with product MAFNHRDEHVDDHMLIVQANLDDMNPEWMSYLMDQLFDVGANDVYVVPIIMKRGRPGLMLNVLIDEELIAQVEEIIFRESTTLGIRYLHASCHRLAREFERVDTPWGLLTVKVGYHNGKLVQFAPEFKECEQVAKSHHIPLKMVYEEVRMRFNQQMQKNAQPE